The following are encoded together in the Vanrija pseudolonga chromosome 7, complete sequence genome:
- the dph5 gene encoding Diphthine methyl ester synthase produces MLYVIGLGLSDEKDITVKGLEAVKKCERVYLEAYTSILMVEKEKLEEFYGRPVITATRETVELEADDILRDAETKDIAFLVVGDPLGATTHTDLLLRADARGVPTQTIHNASIMTALGSTGLQMYNFGQAISLPFYTASWTPDSWYDRLEENLRFGMHTLVLLDIKVREQSEENMARGRLVYEPPRFMNPFQAFKQMLLTETKRRNPEVDSDDEDAEAVLAAAADAPRFLDPERTLAMSLSRIGTPTQRIIAGTLAELEALDEEEFGAPLHSVVVVGKRIHPLELEFAGRWCVGGEQGKWWSVAKDVYGVERETFDY; encoded by the exons ATGCTCTACGTtatcggcctcggcctcagcgACGAAAAGGACATTACTgtcaagggcctcgaggcggtcaaGAAATGCGAGCGCGTGTATCTTGAGGCGTACACGTCGATCCTGATggtcgagaaggagaagctg GAAGAGTTCTACGGCCGCCCAGTAAtcaccgcgacgcgcgagacggtcgagctggaagccgacgacatcctgcgcgacgccgagacaAAGGACATTGCCTTCCTCGTGGTCGGcgacccgctcggcgcgacaACGCACACTGATCTGCTactgcgcgccgacgcgcgcggtgTTCCCACGCAGACGATCCACAACGCGAGTATTATGACGGCGCTCGGGAGCACCGGACTGCAGATGTACAACTTTGGCCAGGCGATCAGCCTGCCGTTCTACACCGCCTCGTGGACCCCGGACAGCTGGtacgaccgcctcgaggagaACCTGCGCTTCGGGATGCACACGCTTGTTCTGCTGGACATCAAGGTCCGCGAGCAGAGCGAGGAGAACATGGCGCG cggccgcctcgtctaCGAGCCCCCGCGCTTCATGAACCCCTTCCAGGCGTTCAAGCAGATGCTGCTCACCGAGACAAAACGGCGCAACCCCGAAgtggacagcgacgacgaggacgccgaggccgtgctcgctgcggctgcggacgcgccgcgcttccTCGACCCGGAGCGCACGCTCGCCATGTCCCTCTCGCGTATTGGAACCCCCACGCAGCGCATCATCgccggcacgctcgccgagctcgaggcgcttgacgaggaggagttTGGCGCGCCCCTCCActctgtcgtcgttgtcggcaaGCGCATCCAccccctcgagctcgagttcGCCGGCCGCTggtgcgtcggcggcgagcagggcaagtGGTGGTCTGTCGCCAAGGACGTgtacggcgtcgagcgcgagacgTTCGACTACTAG